The Leptodactylus fuscus isolate aLepFus1 chromosome 3, aLepFus1.hap2, whole genome shotgun sequence genome has a segment encoding these proteins:
- the LOC142196770 gene encoding G-protein coupled receptor 35-like produces the protein MVARNPKVEIFLMTLFICAFIFGTIFNSVAVWVFCFKMKKWTETRVFMMSLLFSDCCLLFTLPFRIYTTQHEWHLGNKFCDVLRFSYFLNTYMSIAVITLISVDRYVAIKFPMRSRTLRSPKKAAFACGIVWILFVATRLYLELAVNNNLFRNPAFCFRKVSPRPLKRILYFTVLGSCIPMVILIFCSAQIIQTLKKKEKMSMNEEKDIKKSISIVKTNLVIFLFCFLPITVVNIVRFILESIGSNCVLLKQMNDYAHVAQGISDLNCCLDSICYYFVAKEFWEKASLFPRFKKQLIQDQTQESSM, from the coding sequence ATGGTGGCAAGAAACCCAAAAGTGGAAATTTTCTTGATGACCCTATTTATATGTGCCTTTATTTTTGGAACGATATTCAACTCGGTTGCTGTCTGGGTTTTCTGCTTTAAGATGAAGAAGTGGACTGAGACAAGAGTCTTCATGATGAGCCTTCTTTTTAGTGACTGCTGCCTGCTGTTCACTCTCCCTTTCCGTATATATACCACTCAACATGAATGGCATTTGGGCAATAAGTTTTGTGATGTTCTTcgtttttcttattttttgaaCACATACATGAGCATTGCTGTCATCACTTTAATATCTGTAGACAGATATGTGGCTATAAAATTTCCAATGAGATCAAGAACCTTACGCTCTCCGAAAAAGGCAGCGTTTGCATGTGGGATTGTCTGGATACTCTTTGTTGCAACACGTCTCTACCTTGAGTTGGCAGTAAACAATAATCTATTCCGAAATCCAGCATTTTGCTTCCGAAAAGTGTCACCAAGACCTTTGAAGAGAATCTTATATTTTACTGTCCTAGGGTCATGTATTCCAATGGTCATACTAATTTTCTGTTCAGCACAAATTATTCAGACCttaaagaagaaggagaagatgaGCATGAATGAAGAAAAAGACATTAAGAAATCCATCAGCATAGTGAAAACGAATCTGGttatctttttattttgtttcttgCCCATTACAGTTGTGAATATTGTAAGGTTTATCCTTGAATCCATAGGATCCAATTGTGTACTGTTGAAACAGATGAATGATTATGCTCATGTCGCACAAGGCATTAGTGACCTAAATTGCTGCCTTGATAGCATTTGCTATTACTTTGTGGCAAAGGAATTCTGGGAAAAGGCTTCTTTGTTTCCAAGGTTTAAGAAGCAACTAATCCAGGACCAAACACAAGAGTCTAGTATGTAG